In a genomic window of Fervidobacterium thailandense:
- a CDS encoding DDE-type integrase/transposase/recombinase, with protein sequence MPRKLNLPQRPSCPYCHHPKVYVNSRYFRRAPDGSLTQVFSFICPNCKRTFSFPKAPRSPNPNKLFNFSYPRCPHCNTTMEIYKIRSSFVRFRCRKCKYKSNVYLLKNSSPQTNILPFSPNYPLFICLLAFILFFSNLSFRQIRNVLSLNGYSPSVSTIYRWIKTLSSAIKFTPIHFEVLCVDEKFEKLASKGKTDTIYVFLAVSFDNYLIANFRVSLNRDTLEAIKLIFPCQPKLVLSDGLTSYAQACEYLNISHKTISSRVNQAVESRNSLLAMFTQIRRGFKKLSNVIEYIKAFVVLHNIKRKLRMQEPGDWVKIQRPLVEYLVNHFEELFAFG encoded by the coding sequence ATGCCAAGAAAACTCAACCTTCCTCAAAGACCTTCCTGCCCCTACTGCCATCATCCCAAAGTCTACGTCAATTCCCGCTACTTCCGCCGTGCTCCTGACGGCTCCCTGACACAGGTCTTCAGCTTCATCTGCCCTAACTGCAAACGCACTTTCTCGTTCCCAAAAGCCCCTCGCTCTCCCAACCCTAACAAGCTCTTCAACTTCTCCTACCCCAGGTGCCCTCACTGCAACACTACCATGGAAATCTACAAAATTCGCTCTTCTTTCGTCCGTTTCCGCTGCCGTAAATGCAAGTATAAGTCTAACGTTTACTTACTCAAAAACTCCTCTCCTCAAACCAATATCCTGCCTTTCTCCCCAAACTATCCTCTCTTCATCTGCCTTCTTGCCTTCATCCTCTTCTTCTCTAACCTCTCATTCAGACAAATCAGAAACGTCCTATCTCTCAACGGCTACTCCCCGAGTGTTTCTACCATCTACCGCTGGATAAAAACGCTCTCTTCTGCCATCAAGTTTACTCCCATCCATTTTGAGGTCCTTTGTGTCGATGAAAAGTTCGAAAAACTCGCTTCAAAGGGAAAGACCGATACCATCTATGTCTTCCTTGCCGTTAGCTTCGATAACTACCTGATTGCTAACTTCCGTGTCTCTCTCAACCGTGATACTCTTGAGGCCATCAAGCTAATATTCCCTTGTCAGCCTAAGCTTGTGCTATCTGATGGATTAACCTCATACGCTCAAGCCTGTGAGTATCTGAACATTTCCCACAAAACCATCAGCTCCAGAGTAAATCAAGCGGTAGAATCCAGAAACAGCCTTCTTGCGATGTTCACGCAAATCAGAAGAGGGTTCAAGAAGTTATCGAACGTGATTGAGTACATCAAAGCATTTGTTGTGCTCCACAACATCAAACGGAAGTTGAGAATGCAAGAGCCGGGAGACTGGGTGAAGATACAAAGACCGCTGGTGGAGTACCTGGTGAATCATTTTGAAGAGCTATTTGCGTTTGGCTGA